TACAGGATGGGCCGTTTGGCCTGGTTGATGATCCGGGCGGCTTTTTCGATGCCCTCGGGGCAGGCCTCGGGGGCCTCGTCCGGACGGCCCGGTTCGGGCCAGCGGGCGAAAGTGGCCGTCTCGGTCTGCACGTCCCTGGGAATGTCCACCACCACCGGGCCTGGGCGGCCGGAAGCGGCCAGGGTGAAGGCCTCGGGGATGATCGTCAGCAGCTCGGCCGCGCTTTGCACCCGGTAGGCCTTCTTGCACACCGGGGCGCACACCCCGGCCATGTCCACCTCCTGGAAGGCGTCGGTGCCGATCATGGCCCGGGGCACCTGCCCGGTGAGGCACACCAGGGGGATGGAGTCCATGTACGCGTCGGCGATGGCCGTGACCAGATTTGTGGCCCCGGGGCCCGAGGTGGCCAGGCAGACGGCGGGCTTGCCGCTGACCCGGGCCATGCCCTGGGCCAAAAACGCCGCGCCTTGCTCGTGGCGGGTGAGGATGTGGCGGATGGATGAGGCGGCCAACGCGTCGTACAGCGGCAGATTGGCCCCGCCGGGGATGCCCGGGACGATGGTCACGCCCTGGCGTTCGATGAGTCTGGCGATGATGTCGGCGCCGGATTTCGTGGGCATGGTCTGCTCCTTTGTGGGAGCCCCGCGCGCGCCGCCTTTGGGAGATGGGATGGAAAACGAAAGGAAAATCCCCCGTCAGCGGTCGCGCCGACGGGGGATGAAGTGACGAATGAAAAAATATCCCGCTACGACGCGACGTGCATAACCACGCGTACGACGACGCCGGATAGGACCAGGGCGGCGCGGGCGGGGGCAGCGGTGCGGGTGGCGGAACGGTTCATTTGGGCCTCGATACTGGTTGAGAGTGCTTGGTTATTGCCTAGCCCGGGCCGGGCGGCGGCGTCAAGGGGATTTTCATTATTCTCGGCCGTCGGCATCTCACGCCGCTGTCAGAGCTAACCAAAATCACCCGTTTCATCATTTCAGACGCCTATCTTTCCGGGGTGAGGACTTCCCTTATAGACCCAGCTCGTTTAATCTGAACCTATGAGAAACAAACTCGCGACCATCGTCGCGTGGCTCGTTGGAGCGGCGGTTCTGGCTTATTTTTCCCTGTTCGGGATCGGAGCAACCAGTTGCCCCCCGTGAGTGCTGGCTGGCGCTTCGGGAGTCGCGGGATACGGCTCCTTCATTTTGGCGAAATGGCTTGGCAGGGGGAAAAAGAAGGACCGGGAGGATGATGGGGATTGAATTTACTGCGGGGCAGAGTTATCTGCCCTGCTAATTCCCGTTTTGTCATCTGATATATTAGCAGGGCAACTCATTGAAGTCGCTTTGGTTTCCTTCATAGTATTTGGTAAGTGCTAAATGCGAAGGCGATGAATAATTCCAAACAATTATGGATCGCGAAGGAATTAATATGTCTCGTGACCATCATTCAAAACCTTATGACGAAGGAACACTGTTAAAACTTGAACTATTTGAAAATTATTGCAAGTCATGGCTTCCTGTGTTTATTCAATTGCCTAATGTTGTAGAAATTAACATTGCAGATTTCTTCTGCGGGCCAGGAGAAGATCAAAATGGCATCCCCGGAAGTCCATTAAGAATTATAAATACAATTAATTGTTTCAGAGACATATTGAGAAGTAAAAATAAAAGAATATGCACACTATTTAGTGACATAAAAGATAGCAAAGTAAATTCACTGATGCGTTTAATTGATGGTATGCACACAGAATGCGTAGATATTAAGTATGAGTGCCTTGATTTTAAATCATGTTTTAGTAAATATGAACCTAAATTTTCAGCAAAACATGCAGCAAACTTATTGTTTATTGATCCAACGGGGTTAATTGATGAAATTATGCTCAAAAAGGTGTTGAGCATGCCCAGAACAGATTTTATCCTTTTTATACCGGCAGAGCATATGCACAGGTTTAAAAATACAAAAGAATTCAAAAATAAACTACCTGGGATAGAAACAATTAATACAGATAGCCCTAAGAAATTTGCTGGAGGATTTTGTAAGCTTATTGAGTCGAGTTATACTAAAGATAGGGATTACTATCTAGCACATTTTGGAATACAAAAAAATTCAGGATCAACACATAGCGTTGTCTTCGGTTCAGGTAGTCCGCTTGGTATTGAAAAATTTCTCATCGAATGCTGGAAATTTGACAAAGACAATGGTGAAGCATCATTTTCCCTTGAAGGTGATTTAATTATAGACAACAGACAATTCTCTTTGCCTGGTATTGTAAAAGGGGCAAAGCTAAGAAAATTTCAAGAATCTTTTAGGAGCGCCGTACTTTTAAATATAATAAGGAACAATAAGGATGCTTATTTGTATGCAATAAAATCAGCCTGCCTTCCTCGGCATGCGAAAGAAGTCCTTGCTCAGCTCAAAAAGGAAAGAAAAATAGTAAAAGTTCCTGCTTTAAGTTATAAAAAAATTTTTCATGATAAATGTATCGAGGATATTTCATGAGTTTGAGTAAAATTGAATGGACTGAATGTACCTGGAATCCATTGACCGGATGCACAAAGTTCAGCATCGGATGTAATAATTGTTATGCAGAAAAAATGTCAAATCGACTAAAGGCAATGGGAGTAAAGAACTATTCCAATGGATTCAAACTAACACTTCATGAAGACACGCTTTCTATTCCAATGAGCTGGAAAAAGCCGCGAATGATTTTTGTGAATTCAATGAGCGATCTTTTTCATGAAGATGTTCCCGATGATTTTATTGTGAAAGTTTTTAAAACGATGAACTTAACTCAAATGCATACATTCCAGATTTTAACTAAAAGATCAGAAAGACTAAAGAAAATGTCTTCAGTGCTTACATGGACAAATAATATATGGATGGGTGTGACTGTTGAATCTATCATGTATAAGCAAAGAGTAAATGATTTAATTTCAACAGATGCATATATCAAATTTTTATCCTTGGAACCACTTTTAGACGATGTTCAAGGAATTGATATTAATGGGATTGATTGGGTTATTGTTGGAGGGGAGTCCGGTCCTGGAGCTAGGCTAATGAAGGAGGAATGGGTGAAAAATATTAAAACACTATGTGTAGATAGGAGCATTCCATTTTTCTTTAAACAGTGGGGAGGAGTAAATAAAAAGAAAACGGGGAGACTACTTGATGGCAAAACATGGAATCAGATGCCAGTAAAATAATGTACAGTGATAGTATTCACTTGACACCGCCGCCCCATTCTCAATCACCTCGGCCGCCCAGGCGTTGAGGCTCTTCCCCATGGCCGCAGCCGTCATGGCCGCCTTGGCGTGGACTTCCGGCCGGACGCGGATCAGCGCTTTCCGGAAGAGGGTTTGTTCGGGGCCGCCCCCCGGGCCTGGCAGGCCTCAAGGTAGTGGTCTACGGCCGCATGAAATTGTGCGCGCATGTCCTGCACCGAGTCGCCGTGAAATCCCACGATATCCGTTATCCCGGCGATGTGCCCGACAAAACATTCGTCCTCGTCGCTGTATTCGATCCGAGCGGCATATCCCTTATACGTCATCGGCGTCGCCTCTCATCCTTCGACGGCCTTGAAATCGTCCGGCCGCGAACGGATTCCCGCTACTCCCCCTCGACAATCCCCGGCAGAAACGCCACCTGCGGCTCGTCGCGGGGGACCGTGCGCCGGTAGCGGTACTTGGAATTGCCGACGAGGAGCGCCGCAGGCACCACACGGCCCTCGGGGATGCCCAGGTGGCGCATAAGCTCCGGGCGATGCGACAGGGCGAACATGAGGTAGCCCGCAAAGCAGCTTCCCACCCCGTGGGCATGGGCCACAATCTCAAACCAGGTGGTGGCGATGATGGCGTCGGTCACAGGCGTCACGCCGTCGTCCGGGACATGGGCGAACACCGCATGCGGCGCGCCGCGCGTCACCACGTCCTTGCCCTTGTCCACGGCCCGCACCGCCCCGGCCAGCTTCATGTTCCGGGCGAAGTCCGTCTTGGCCTTGACCTCGGCCCGCATCCATTCGTTGACCTGCATCAGAAACGCGTTCACGGCCTGGCGTCCGTCCAGGATGGTCCACTGCACCTCCTGCCGGTTGTGGCCGGTGGGGGCGTGGCGCACCGTGTCCAGGATGGCAGCGAAGGTCTCGCGCGTCACGGTGCAGGGCTTGAAGTTGCGGATGGAGCGCCGGGTCTTGAGGTGCGCGGCCAGGGCCTCGGGGGCCAGGGCGTTTTTACGGTCCACCAGGGGGAAGTCGTCAAAGGGCAGCAGGCTGTGGCGCAGGGCCCCGGCGGGACAGATGGCCACGCAGTGGCCGCAGCGGATACAGTGCTCCGCCTTGCCCGGCAGCGGATAGGGCAACTCGTCCGGGCCGTCCTGGCGTACCAGGCTGGCCGGGCAGGCCGCCGCGCACAGACCGTCGCGGCGGCACAGGTTTTCGTCGATGGTGAAAAGGGGCGGGGACGTCTCCACCCTACGCCTCCTCTTTGGCCTTTTTCTTCGCGCCGCCGATGACGTGGCGCTTCTGGGCCGACAGCTCCACCTTGCGCAGCCGGATGGACAGGGGGGTGACCTCGGCCAGTTCGTCCTCGCGGATGAAATGGATGGCCCGCTCCAGGGTCATGGGCAGCACCGGGGTCAGGATGACGTTTTCATCCTTGCCCGAGGCCCGCATGTTGGTGAGCTTTTTTTCCTTGCAGGGATTGACGTTGATGTCGTTTTCCCGGTTGTGTTCGCCGACGATCATACCCTCGTAGACCGGGTCGCCCGGGCAGACGAAAAGCCTGCCGCGCGGCTCCAGGTTGAAGATGGCGTAGGGCACGGCCGCGCCCGCCCGGTCGCAGACGATGGAGCCGGTGAAGCGTGACGGAAAGTCGCCCCGGTATTCCTCGTAGCCCAGGAAATAGGAGTTCATGATCCCGGTGCCCTTGGTGTCGGTCAAAAACTCGTCCCGGTAGCCGATCAGCCCCCGGGCCGGGATGGTGAATTCCAGGCGTACCCGGCCCGAGCCGTGGTTCACCAGGTTTTTCATGCGGCCCTTGCGGATGGACAGCTTCTCGGTGACGATGCCGGTGAACGACTCGTCGCAGTCGATGAACAGATGTTCGATGGGCTCTTTGCGCACCCCGTTTTCCATGCGGTAGATGACCTCGGGGCGTCCCACGGACAGCTCGAAGCCCTCGCGGCGCATGGTCTCGATGAGAATCGCCATCTGGAACTCGCCCCGGCCCTTGACCACGAAGCTGTCGCGCTCATCGCTCTCCTCCACGCGGATGGCCACGTTGAGCAGGGTTTCCTTGAACAGGCGTTCGCGGATGCGGGCGGACTGGACGTATTTGCCCTCGCGTCCGGCCAGAGGGGAGGTGTTGATGGTGAAGCGCATGGCCACCGTGGGGTCGTCCACGCTGATGCGTTTGAGGGCCGCGGTGGTCTCGGAGGAGCAGATGGTGTCCCCGATGGTCACCTCGTCCAGGCCGGAGATGACCACGATGTCGCCGGGATGGGCGGTCTCCGAGTCCACGACCTTGAGGCCCTCGTAGACCTGAAGCCGGGTGACCCGAAGCGGCACGCGGCGGTTTTCCGCGTCGATGCGCACCAGGGAATCGTGGCTGCGGGCGGTCCCGGCCAGCACCCGGCCGATGGCCAGCCGTCCCAGGAAGTCGGAATAGCCCAGATCGGAGACCAGCATGGCGAAGGGTTTTTCCGGATCGCAGGCCGGGCCGGGAATCTCGGCGATGATGGTCTCGAAAAGCGGGGTGAGGTCAACGCCCTCTTCGTCAAGGGCGCGCATGGCCCGGCCTTCGCGGCCCACGGCGTAGAGCACGGGGAATTCGAGCTGCTCTTCGTCGGCGTCCAGGTCGATGAACAGGTCGTAGATCTCGTTTAAGACCTCTTCCGGACGGGCGTCCTTGCGGTCGATCTTGTTCACGGCCACGATGACCCGAAGTCCGGCCTCCAGGGTTTTTTTGAGCACGAACCGGGTCTGGGGCAGGGGGCCTTCCGAGGCGTCCACCAGGAGCACCGCGCCGTCGGCCATGGACAGGGCCCGTTCCACCTCGCCGCCGAAGTCGGCGTGGCCGGGGGTGTCGATGATGTTTATTTTGGTGTCCCGCCAGGTCACGGCGCAGTTTTTGGCGGCGATGGTGATGCCGCGTTCCCGCTCCAGGTCCATGCTGTCCATGATTCTTTCGGGGGCGTCCTGGCCTTCGCGGAACATTCCGCTTTGGCGGAACATGTGGTCCACCAGGGTGGTTTTGCCGTGGTCGACGTGGGCGATGATGGCGATGTTTCGGATGGAGTCGTTACGTGGCTGGGTTTTCATGGATGTCCTCGCGCAGGGTGAATAGGCCGCGCGGCTTTACGGTTTCATGACGGGAAAAGGGAGGAATGTCCTGCCGGGCGGCTCTTGTCGTCGAAAAACGAAGAAAAGACAATCCCCGCCGGAAGGATTATCCGGGCAGGGGCAGGGTAAAGGTGAAAATGCTGCCCTTGCCGGGGGTGCTCTCGAACCAGATGCGGCCGCCGTGGGATTCCACGATATGCTTGCAGATGGGCAGCCCCAGGCCCGTTCCCTTGGGACGATCCGTGATCCCGCCGCGCACCTGGTTGAACTTTTCAAAGATTTTTTCAAAATCCTTTTTGTGGATGCCGATGCCGGTGTCTGAGACGCTGATGCGCAGGAACTCGTCCTGGCTGACGGCGCACAGACCGATGGTTCCGTGGTCCGTGAATTTGACGGCGTTGGAGATGAGATTGACCAGAACCTGGATGATGCGGTCCCGGTCGCCCTGGATGGAGGGCAGGCCTTCGTCCAGGCAGCGCACCATGCGGACGTCCTTGCCTTCCAGGAGCACCGAGGTGGAGGCCATGACCCGGCTGATGAGCTCGGAGGGATCTATGGCCTCCATGGTGAATTCCATGCGGCCCGATTCCAGTTTGGCCAGATCCAGGACATCGTTGATGAGATTGGTCAGACGCTCGCCCTCGGAGATGATGATGTCCAGGTTGCCGGACACCTGGCCGGTGGCCTTGTTCAGGCGTGGATCGGGAACCTCCAGGTTTTCGAAAATCTGCTTCAGTTTGCGTTGGATGATTTTTGAAAAGCCCAGGATGGAGGTCAGGGGCGTGCGGATTTCGTGGGACACCATGGACAGAAAATCGGACTTGGTGCGGTTGGCGGCCTCGGCGGCCTCTTCGGCCCGGCGGCGCTCCTGGACCTCGCGCATGAGGCGCTCGTTGGCCTGGTGGAGTTCCCGGGTGCGTTCCTCGACCCGTTTTTCCAGGAGGGCGTGGGCGTCCCGCAGGGCGTCTTCGGCCATTTTGCGGGCGGTGATGTCCTCGCAGGAGCCTTCCAGAAAAAGCGGCAGGCCGGACGCATCGCGCTCCACCCGGATATTGAGGGAGACCCAGATGGTGCGGCCGGACTTGTGCCGGAAGCGGGCCGGAAAATTGGTGGCCCCGCCACGGGCCTTGAGCAGTTGTATGAGCC
Above is a genomic segment from Desulfolutivibrio sulfodismutans DSM 3696 containing:
- the tcmP gene encoding three-Cys-motif partner protein TcmP, coding for MSRDHHSKPYDEGTLLKLELFENYCKSWLPVFIQLPNVVEINIADFFCGPGEDQNGIPGSPLRIINTINCFRDILRSKNKRICTLFSDIKDSKVNSLMRLIDGMHTECVDIKYECLDFKSCFSKYEPKFSAKHAANLLFIDPTGLIDEIMLKKVLSMPRTDFILFIPAEHMHRFKNTKEFKNKLPGIETINTDSPKKFAGGFCKLIESSYTKDRDYYLAHFGIQKNSGSTHSVVFGSGSPLGIEKFLIECWKFDKDNGEASFSLEGDLIIDNRQFSLPGIVKGAKLRKFQESFRSAVLLNIIRNNKDAYLYAIKSACLPRHAKEVLAQLKKERKIVKVPALSYKKIFHDKCIEDIS
- a CDS encoding DUF5131 family protein, translated to MSLSKIEWTECTWNPLTGCTKFSIGCNNCYAEKMSNRLKAMGVKNYSNGFKLTLHEDTLSIPMSWKKPRMIFVNSMSDLFHEDVPDDFIVKVFKTMNLTQMHTFQILTKRSERLKKMSSVLTWTNNIWMGVTVESIMYKQRVNDLISTDAYIKFLSLEPLLDDVQGIDINGIDWVIVGGESGPGARLMKEEWVKNIKTLCVDRSIPFFFKQWGGVNKKKTGRLLDGKTWNQMPVK
- a CDS encoding type II toxin-antitoxin system HicB family antitoxin, whose amino-acid sequence is MTYKGYAARIEYSDEDECFVGHIAGITDIVGFHGDSVQDMRAQFHAAVDHYLEACQARGAAPNKPSSGKR
- a CDS encoding nitroreductase family protein, with translation METSPPLFTIDENLCRRDGLCAAACPASLVRQDGPDELPYPLPGKAEHCIRCGHCVAICPAGALRHSLLPFDDFPLVDRKNALAPEALAAHLKTRRSIRNFKPCTVTRETFAAILDTVRHAPTGHNRQEVQWTILDGRQAVNAFLMQVNEWMRAEVKAKTDFARNMKLAGAVRAVDKGKDVVTRGAPHAVFAHVPDDGVTPVTDAIIATTWFEIVAHAHGVGSCFAGYLMFALSHRPELMRHLGIPEGRVVPAALLVGNSKYRYRRTVPRDEPQVAFLPGIVEGE
- the typA gene encoding translational GTPase TypA, encoding MKTQPRNDSIRNIAIIAHVDHGKTTLVDHMFRQSGMFREGQDAPERIMDSMDLERERGITIAAKNCAVTWRDTKINIIDTPGHADFGGEVERALSMADGAVLLVDASEGPLPQTRFVLKKTLEAGLRVIVAVNKIDRKDARPEEVLNEIYDLFIDLDADEEQLEFPVLYAVGREGRAMRALDEEGVDLTPLFETIIAEIPGPACDPEKPFAMLVSDLGYSDFLGRLAIGRVLAGTARSHDSLVRIDAENRRVPLRVTRLQVYEGLKVVDSETAHPGDIVVISGLDEVTIGDTICSSETTAALKRISVDDPTVAMRFTINTSPLAGREGKYVQSARIRERLFKETLLNVAIRVEESDERDSFVVKGRGEFQMAILIETMRREGFELSVGRPEVIYRMENGVRKEPIEHLFIDCDESFTGIVTEKLSIRKGRMKNLVNHGSGRVRLEFTIPARGLIGYRDEFLTDTKGTGIMNSYFLGYEEYRGDFPSRFTGSIVCDRAGAAVPYAIFNLEPRGRLFVCPGDPVYEGMIVGEHNRENDINVNPCKEKKLTNMRASGKDENVILTPVLPMTLERAIHFIREDELAEVTPLSIRLRKVELSAQKRHVIGGAKKKAKEEA
- a CDS encoding PAS domain S-box protein → MKPPADSAPDWNASREKLIGLGEGSLSKSYYPELSERLAELERFRELLDQSNDAIFLVDADSGRILDAAGSAPSLLGRDKGRIIGAAFSDFLRPKAAARVAAVLAAQGTDAPLATDMASPDGALVPVEMTIRVAQSPTQRKAVVVARDISERKKAERALRRAEDRYRSIVENAVEGFFTSTPAGRFTSANPAMATLLGYGTPERLLAEVTDIRSQIYADTGDRDRLIQLLKARGGATNFPARFRHKSGRTIWVSLNIRVERDASGLPLFLEGSCEDITARKMAEDALRDAHALLEKRVEERTRELHQANERLMREVQERRRAEEAAEAANRTKSDFLSMVSHEIRTPLTSILGFSKIIQRKLKQIFENLEVPDPRLNKATGQVSGNLDIIISEGERLTNLINDVLDLAKLESGRMEFTMEAIDPSELISRVMASTSVLLEGKDVRMVRCLDEGLPSIQGDRDRIIQVLVNLISNAVKFTDHGTIGLCAVSQDEFLRISVSDTGIGIHKKDFEKIFEKFNQVRGGITDRPKGTGLGLPICKHIVESHGGRIWFESTPGKGSIFTFTLPLPG